The sequence GATGAAGCTTAGTTTACAGTTGGCACACCTCTATTGCTTCCCACCACCCCTCCTAGGGGGTGGTGGGATGGTCTTATGTTGGCAGTGGACGGGGCCCAAGCCTTGTGGCCTAAGCGGGGAGTTCATGATCTTGATTGCAGGTGCGGGACCAAGGCAATGAGGAGGATTTCCCCTGCATGAGGCGAATTGTTTACGTAGCCTAGTATGCTATGGAGCGTGGACGTTGGGAGGGATGGTATGTAACTTGCGATCTGAAAATTTGGCATCACCTGTGGGGACAGTTGGTGGGGGAGGGAGTCTGGGCCGTGAAGTCTTTGAAAGAACTGTGCAGTCCAACCCCTAGAGTGACTCATGACCTTTCCCTGACCACCAAGATGGCCGAGGAGGAACGCATACGAGCAGAGATCCAAAGGTGTTGGGAAGACTTTATCTTTCGGAGTAAAGATCCCAGAGAAATGTCCAGTCTTCGCCCGGAGATCGCAGAGTCCTGGATACGCTCTCGAGATTATGGAGTAGACCCGTTTGCAGAAAGGTTGGGGCGCAGTCTCGATCCCGAATCCTTTCAGCTCCTTCTTCGAAACAAAGAGCCGTTTCTTCAAGTAGCCCTTCCCTTTGTCCGGCAGTTGGGCCAGCTGCTTTGGGAATCTGGATACATTACCGCCCTGACTGATGAGAAGGGGGTGATGTTAAACATTGCTGGCGATGACGATGCGATTCGGCGTTATCGTGAGATTAATCTAGCCCCTGGAGTCATGTGGTCAGAAGAGATAATTGGTACCAGCGCTCACGGTAACTGCCTGTTGCTGAAAACGCCACTTCAGGTGGCGGGACCTGAGCATTACAGCGTGGCCTTACAGAAAACCACTTGTTCATCGGCCCCTATCTTTGGTCCCGATGGTAAGCTAGAGGGAGTTCTAGCCATTGCCAGCCTTCGTACCGAACTAACCCACCCTCATACGCTGGGTTTAGTGACATCGGTAGCTTGGGCAATACAGAACCAGCTCCAGCTGGAGACCAAAACCCGGGAAATATACCTTAACCACAGCGTTCTTAAGGCTACGCTGGCAGCTGTGGGTGAGGCCATTGTTACCTTGGATGCGGAGGGCCGGGTCAGCCAAGTAAACCGGGAGGCCAAGAAGCTCCTGGGTATTCAGGCCAGTGACGTATTGGGCAGGCATTTTGAGGTCGCCATCGGCCACCAGCCGGCGGTAAATGAGGTCTTAAGGAATGGCAAACCATTAAATGACATTGAGGTGACAGTGGAGGTTCGTGGGACCCGCGGGGCTTACTGCGCCTCTGTGCTTCCTATCCTTGACCGCGATAATAAGGTCCAGGGGGCTGTGCTAAGCATGAAGCCCATGGAGCGTATCCGTAGCTTAGTCAACCGGATGGGAGGGGCGGAGGCTGTTTTTACTTTCAAGGACATAATTGGCAACACTTCGGCAATCAGGAAATGCATAGAGAAAGCCAGGCAGGCTGCGGCCAGTACCGCCAACATTCTTCTTCTTGGTGAAAGCGGTACCGGAAAAGAACTCTTTGCCCAAGCTATCCACAATGCCAGCTCCCCGAGCGGACCTTTTGTGGCGGTCAACTGCGCGGCCATTCCCAGGAGCCTGATTGAAAGCGAGTTATTTGGCTATGAAGGCGGAGCCTTCACTGGGGCCGAGCGCCGGGGCCGGCCGGGTAAGCTGGAGCTGGCTAACGGTGGTACTTTGTTCCTGGATGAAATTGGAGATATGCCTTTGGAAGTTCAGCCGGTCTTGCTTCGGGTCTTGGAAGAAAAGAAGGTGCTTCGCTTGGGAGGGAGCCGATACATCCCCGTTGACTTTAGGGTAATCGCAGCCACCAACCAAGACCTGCTCCAAATGGTACGGGAGAAGCGGTTCCGTCACGACCTCTATTTTCGGTTGGCCGCTTTTTGTATCCGCATACCCCCGCTTCGCGAGAGGA is a genomic window of Clostridia bacterium containing:
- a CDS encoding sigma 54-interacting transcriptional regulator, which gives rise to MKSLKELCSPTPRVTHDLSLTTKMAEEERIRAEIQRCWEDFIFRSKDPREMSSLRPEIAESWIRSRDYGVDPFAERLGRSLDPESFQLLLRNKEPFLQVALPFVRQLGQLLWESGYITALTDEKGVMLNIAGDDDAIRRYREINLAPGVMWSEEIIGTSAHGNCLLLKTPLQVAGPEHYSVALQKTTCSSAPIFGPDGKLEGVLAIASLRTELTHPHTLGLVTSVAWAIQNQLQLETKTREIYLNHSVLKATLAAVGEAIVTLDAEGRVSQVNREAKKLLGIQASDVLGRHFEVAIGHQPAVNEVLRNGKPLNDIEVTVEVRGTRGAYCASVLPILDRDNKVQGAVLSMKPMERIRSLVNRMGGAEAVFTFKDIIGNTSAIRKCIEKARQAAASTANILLLGESGTGKELFAQAIHNASSPSGPFVAVNCAAIPRSLIESELFGYEGGAFTGAERRGRPGKLELANGGTLFLDEIGDMPLEVQPVLLRVLEEKKVLRLGGSRYIPVDFRVIAATNQDLLQMVREKRFRHDLYFRLAAFCIRIPPLRERKEDIILLAQHFANIIGQRMGLPPVEVSDEAQVKLASYSWPGNVRELENAMVYALSSARDGIVKAEDLPDEIQNPLIGGLSSENELVCLEEVEKQAIIRTLKQTGSTRIAAQVLGIGRTTLYRKLKRYGIEALDY